In Cedecea neteri, a single genomic region encodes these proteins:
- a CDS encoding DUF333 domain-containing protein — MKKLATIMGILLLSGCATAEREAPKPPHSVGMANPASVYCQAKGGKSVSVKTPEGERSDCLLPGGERIDEWALYRRDHS, encoded by the coding sequence ATGAAAAAACTAGCAACTATCATGGGTATATTGCTACTCAGCGGCTGTGCGACGGCAGAGCGTGAGGCACCGAAGCCTCCGCATAGCGTGGGCATGGCGAATCCGGCTTCGGTTTATTGCCAGGCCAAAGGTGGGAAATCTGTCAGCGTGAAAACGCCTGAGGGCGAAAGAAGTGACTGCCTGCTGCCTGGCGGGGAAAGAATTGATGAATGGGCGTTGTACCGGCGCGATCATTCCTGA